A genomic stretch from Hemicordylus capensis ecotype Gifberg chromosome 1, rHemCap1.1.pri, whole genome shotgun sequence includes:
- the FILIP1 gene encoding filamin-A-interacting protein 1 isoform X6, protein MLVDERQIHIEQLEQQTQKIQDLTQKLREEEEKLKIFNSKAKEDGQKLMKLEAELEHKTSSFSQEHEDMTAKLASQESHNRQLRLKLVGLTRRIEELEETNKNLQKTEEELQELRDKIAKGECGNSSLMAEVENLRKRVLEMEGKDEEITKTESQCKELKKKLQEEEHHSKELKLEVEKLQKRMSELERLEEAFSKSKSECIQLHLNLEKEKNLTKDLINELEVVKTRVKDLESSESKLGKAELMLKDDLTKLKSFTVMLVDERKNMVDKIKQEERRVESLDKNFKVEQGKVMEVTEKLIDESKKFLKLKSEMEEKVSSLMKERDELMGKLKNEEEKSSELTCTVDLLNKRIDGIEEVEREIARGRVRKGPGLPGQEDNKIKELTVEIERLKKRLKQLEVVEGDLMKTEDEYDQLEQKFRTEQDKANFLSQQLEEMKLQIAKNKAIEKGEVVSQEAELRQRFRLEEAKSRDLKAEVQALKEKIHELMNKEDQLSQLQVDYSVLQQRFLEEENKNKTMGQEVQNLTKELELSKRYSRALRPSMNGRRMVDVHVASTGVQTDAVSSETAEEETPAVFIRKSFQEENHIMSNLRQVGLKKPTERSSVLDRYPPAANELTMRKSWIPWMKKRENGSPATPDKGARLQASPERPREVVLSPKQGQPLHIRVTPDHENSTATLEITSPTAEDFFSSTTVIPTLGNQKPRITIIPSPNVMPHKGKGGECPVGPERAMSPVTITTFSREKSSETAKSPFMERPVSPIQIMTVSTSAAPAEITVSPESQDMTMGRAVFKVTPEKQTVPTPVRKYNANANIITTEDNKIHIHLGSQFKRSPSAAPDGVSPVITVRPMNVAAEKEVMTGTVLRSPRNNVSSRSGASKVTSTITITPVTTSSTRGTQSMTGQDGSSQRPAPTRIPVSKGMKAGKPVVTAPGAGNQTKFEPRAETQSMKIELKKSSANSSPTLGGGKG, encoded by the coding sequence ATGCTGGTGGATGAGAGACAGATACACATTGAGCAGCTTGAGCAGCAAACCCAGAAAATACAAGATCTAACTCAGAAattaagagaagaagaagaaaaacttaaAATTTTTAATTCCAAAGCAAAAGAGGATGGGCAGAAGCTGATGAAATTAGAGGCAGAACTTGAACACAAGACATCCTCCTTCTCTCAAGAGCATGAAGATATGACTGCTAAATTGGCTAGTCAAGAGTCACACAACAGACAGCTCAGACTTAAGCTGGTTGGTTTAACCCGTAGGATTGAGGAACTGGAAGAAACCAACAAAAATctccagaagactgaagaagagcTTCAGGAGCTGAGAGACAAAATAGCTAAAGGGGAATGTGGGAACTCTAGCTTGATGGCTGAAGTGGAAAATCTCCGCAAGAGGGTGCTTGAAATGGAAGGGAAAGATGAGGAGATCACCAAAACCGAATCTCAGTGTAAAGAGCTTAAAAAGAaactgcaggaggaggagcaccATAGTAAGGAACTGAAACTCGAAGTGGAGAAACTACAGAAGAGAATGTCAGAACTGGAGAGGCTGGAAGAGGCTTTCAGCAAAAGCAAATCTGAGTGTATCCAGTTGCATCTGAACCTGGAGAAAGAAAAGAACCTCACCAAAGACTTGATCAATGAGTTAGAAGTAGTGAAGACACGAGTAAAGGATCTTGAGTCTTCAGAAAGTAAGCTGGGAAAGGCTGAGTTGATGTTAAAAGATGACCTTACAAAGCTGAAGTCTTTTACAGTCATGCTGGTTGATGAAAGGAAAAACATGGTGGATAAGATAaagcaggaagagaggagagttgAAAGCTTGGATAAGAACTTTAAGGTGGAACAAGGCAAAGTGATGGAAGTGACTGAAAAACTTATAGATGAAAGTAAAAAGTTTTTGAAGCTGAAATCTGAAATGGAAGAAAAGGTATCCAGTTTGATGAAGGAAAGGGATGAGTTAATGGGCAAGTTGAAGAATGAAGAGGAAAAATCCTCTGAGCTGACCTGTACAGTGGATCTATTAAATAAAAGGATAGATGGCATAGAGGAAGTAGAGAGAGAAATAGCCAGAGGTCGGGTTAGGAAAGGACCAGGGCTTCCTGGCCAAGAAGATAACAAGATTAAAGAACTAACCGTTGAAATCGAAAGGCTGAAAAAGCGTCTCAAGCAATTAGAAGTGGTTGAAGGAGACTTGATGAAGACAGAGGATGAATATGATCAGCTGGAGCAAAAATTCAGAACTGAGCAGGACAAAGCTAACTTCCTTTCTCAGCAGCTGGAAGAAATGAAGCTCCAGATTGCTAAAAACAAAGCAATAGAGAAGGGCGAGGTGGTGAGTCAGGAGGCAGAGCTGAGGCAAAGGTTTCGGCTGGAAGAAGCTAAAAGCAGAGACTTAAAAGCCGAAGTTCAGGCACTTAAAGAGAAAATTCATGAGCTGATGAACAAAGAAGACCAGCTTTCTCAGCTCCAAGTGGATTACTCAGTCCTTCAGCAGCGGTTTctggaagaagaaaataaaaacaagaccATGGGGCAGGAGGTGCAGAACTTAACAAAAGAGCTTGAGCTGTCTAAACGCTACAGTCGTGCCCTGAGACCCAGCATGAATGGCAGAAGAATGGTAGATGTACATGTTGCATCCACTGGAGTACAAACTGATGCGGTGAGTAGCGAAACAGCAGAAGAAGAAACACCTGCTGTGTTCATAAGGAAATCCTTCCAGGAAGAGAACCACATCATGAGCAATCTTCGGCAGGTAGGGCTTAAAAAACCTACTGAGAGGTCATCTGTGCTTGACAGATATCCTCCCGCAGCAAATGAGCTAACAATGAGGAAGTCCTGGATTCCATGgatgaaaaaaagagaaaatggtTCTCCAGCAACTCCAGATAAAGGAGCTCGACTGCAGGCCAGTCCAGAACGTCCCAGGGAGGTTGTCCTTTCTCCAAAGCAGGGGCAGCCTCTTCACATTCGGGTAACTCCAGACCATGAGAACAGTACAGCTACTTTGGAGATTACTAGCCCAACAGCTGAAGACTTCTTCTCTAGTACTACTGTCATCCCCACCTTGGGAAATCAAAAACCACGGATTACCATCATCCCCTCTCCTAATGTCATGCCCCACAAAGGAAAAGGTGGTGAGTGCCCAGTGGGCCCAGAGCGAGCTATGTCACCAGTTACGATAACGACTTTCTCCAGAGAGAAATCCTCAGAGACTGCTAAATCTCCATTCATGGAAAGGCCTGTGTCCCCAATTCAGATCATGACAGTGTCTACCTCTGCAGCACCAGCAGAAATTACTGTGTCCCCTGAATCGCAAGACATGACCATGGGGAGGGCTGTGTTTAAAGTGACACCAGAAAAACAAACTGTCCCAACTCCAGTCCGAAAGTACAATGCTAATGCAAACATTATTACAACTGAGGACAACAAAATTCATATCCATCTAGGTTCTCAGTTCAAGCGCTCGCCTAGTGCTGCTCCAGATGGAGTGAGCCCTGTGATAACCGTCAGACCTATGAATGTAGCGGCAGAGAAAGAGGTTATGACTGGTACCGTCCTTCGTTCCCCCAGGAACAATGTATCCTCAAGGTCGGG